GATTGCAAAAATCATGATGATGAACCCATTGGCACAAATTATTCAAGAATTAAGACATTTTATTGTTTATTCTGGAGCAACCATTTCATGGGATATCTTTGAAAATAAGCTATTTTTAGCAATTCCCTATGTACTCTCTATTGCAGTATTTGCGCTTGGATACTCTCTTTTCAAACAAAAATCTAAGAAATTTGCGGAGATTTTATAATGCCAGAAAAACAAATTGCTTTAAAAGTTGAAAACGTAAGTAAATCTTTTCATTTACCAACAGAATCTACACAGAGCTTGCGAACAAGTTTGGTGAATTATTTTAGGGGAATAAAAGGTTATAAGGAACAACATGTATTAGAGAATGTCTCTTTTGAAGTTGAGAAAGGAGATTTTTTTGGAATTATTGGACGTAATGGTTCGGGTAAATCAACTCTTTTAAAGGTTATTTCTCAAATTTATACGCCAGAATCGGGCAAGGTCACTGTAAACGGCACTTTAGTCCCCTTCATCGAACTTGGGGTTGGTTTTAATCCAGAACTAACCGGTCGTGAAAATATTTACTTGAATGGCGCTCTTCTTGGTTTTTCAAGAGAAGAAATTTCAGCTATGTATGATGATATTGTAGAATTTGCAGAGCTAGAAGAGTTTATGGATCAAAAATTAAAGAATTATTCTAGTGGCATGCAGGTTCGTCTAGCTTTTTCGATTGCCATTAAGGCTCAAGGCGATATTTTAATTTTGGATGAAGTATTGGCTGTTGGAGATGAGGCTTTTCAGAGGAAGTGTTTTGACTATTTTGCACAATTAAAACGTGAGAAAAAAACAGTAATTTTAGTTACGCATTCAATGGAGCAAGTGCAGCGTTTCTGTAATAAAGCCATGTTGATTGATAAGGGATATCAGACAGTGATTGGAACTCCGATGGAGATTTCACAGATTTATAAGACTTTGAATGGAATTGACGTTAAGACAGAAAGTGCTGGTCAGCTTGCTTCGCATGGGATTTCAGTAGAAGCTGATTTTAAAAATCAACAGAATGCAACTTTGCTGTTTAATTTTGATGTGTGTTTTGAACAAGAGATTCTTGATCCTGTGTTAACATTTACAATTCATAAAGATAATGGTGAACTACTGTATAGGTGGGTTTCTGATGAAGAAATGGATGGTGAAATTAATGTAGTGGATCAAAGAGTTCATATAACATTTGACATTCAAAATATTTTTCCAAATGGGAAGTTTTTAACAGAACTTGGTGTTAAATCACGTGACCGCTCTAAAGAATATGCGATATTTAGTGGAATCTCAAATTTTGAGTTGATCAACAGAGGGAAAGCTGGGAATAATATTTATTGGAAGCCAAAAGCAAATGTTAAGTTGATATAATCAAAGAGGTGCAAGATGTTTCAAAACAAGAAAATTTTAATCACTCATATATGGTTACGCGGTTTTAGTGGAGCAGAAATTAATATATTAGAACTCGCTTCATTTTTTAAAAATAATGGTGCAGAAGTTGAAGTATTTACGCTGTCTGCCCAAGATCCGATGAAGTCTGAGTTTGAAACGAGAGAGATTTGTCTGATTACAGATTATTTTCATCCGTTTGATCTAAGTAGATATGATTATATTTGGTCTGCGCAAAATATTCTTCCAGCGTCTATTATTAAAAGCTTAGGACAAAAACGTGAAAAAACACCGAAATTTTTATTTTTTCATATGGCTGCTTTACCAGAACATGTTTTGGAACAACCGTTTGTGTATCAATTGGAAGAACATATTTCTTCTGGAACATTAGCGATTTCACAAGAAATTGTAGATTGTAATCTTCATCGATTTTTTAGAGAGATTCCAAATTTACAATTTTATCAAAATCCCGTCCCTTCTGAATATCTAAAAGAAAAGTATAGTTGTTCTCAAGTGGAGTTGAAAAAGATTCTAGTCATTTCAAATCATCCTCCTCAAGAAATCAAGGATTTAAAGGAAGAATTAAAGGAATACAAAATCGAAGTAGATTATTATGGTGTATGGGCAGATAAGTATGAGTTAATCAGTCCGGATTTATTGGCAAGATATGATTGTGTGATTGGTATTGGGAAAAATATTCCTTATTGTTTGGTGATGGGAAAACCGATTTATGTATATGATCATTTTGCAGGCCCAGGTTTTCTTACAGATGAAAATTTTGAATTAGCGGAATATCATAATTTTTCAGGTAGAGGTTTTGAAGAACAAAAGCGCACAAGTAAAGAAATCGCCAAAGATATTGTTGCTAATTTTTCTGCTGCTAAAAATTTTCAAGAAAAAAATTTGGAAAGATTTCAAGAGCAGTTCTCTCTTCAAAATATTATCCCTTTAATTTTGAAAACGGTAGAGCAGCGTGCGGAAGTTGGGACAATTTTTGATTCCTATTATATCACTTATTTACTAGCGATGAATACACTGATAAAGGATCTTGTTCGTTTGAATAATGATACTATGAATCTTTGGGAAGGAATTCATAATCTTGAAGGAGAGTTAGAATCTCTTAAAATAGTTGCGGACGAGCGAGAGGTCATAAAAAATGAGTTGGAATTATTAAAACTTTCAAGATTTTATAAATTATCTTTAGTATGGACAAAGATTAAAAAGATATTAAGAAATAAGGAATAAATAAGATGAATAAGTTAATATCGACTTATAAAAATGAAGGTACGAGAGCTACTTTACGAAAAATAAGTCATAAATTGAAGAGTATTAAGTATCCTAGTGGAGAGATGTCCCCCAAAATTGATATGTCTGCTATTCCTGTTATGCCACAATTGGAAGATTTGATAAAGGCAGATTATATCCATCAACCTTATGTGAAACCAGAAAAACTAGATAAGGATCGATTAAATATTGCATGGGTGACTCCTCCTGTTGGTCCAGGAGGGGGAGGGCATACCACCATTTCCCGATTTGTAAAGTATTTGCAATCTCAAGGACATCGTCTAACCTTTTATCTTTATAGAAACAATACGATTCCTCAATCTGCCAAGGAAGCACAGGATATTTTTGAACGATCCTATAAACTCAATGTTCCTGTAAAGGAGATAGAGGAATTTCAAGATGAGGATGTCGTTTTTGCGACTAGCTGGGAAACTGCTTATGCTGTATTTAATTTGATTGGAGAAAATTTACATAAATTTTATTTTGTCCAAGATTTTGAGCCTATATTTTATGGTGTTGGCTCTCGTTATAAATTAGCAGAGGCTACCTATAAATTTGGATTTTATGGAATCACAGCAGGAGCGTGGCTTCCTGATAAAGTCAAAGAATATGGTATGGAAGCAGATTATTTTAATTTTGGAGCAGACATTGATATCTATAGACCTAAAGCCCCAATTTTAAAAAAGAAAAAAATAGCTTTTTATGCTCGTGCCCACACAGAAAGACGCGGTTTCGAATTGGGTGTCATGGCTTTGAAAATTTTTAAAGAGAAGCATCCAGAATATGAGATTGAGTTTTTTGGACAAGAGATGTCAAATTATGATATTCCTTTTGAATTTACAGATAGAGGTATTTTAAATAAGCAAGAACTAGCAGAAATTTATCACGAAAGTGTTGCTTGCTTAGTTCTTTCTTTGACAAATGTTTCTCTTCTTCCACTTGAACTCTTAGTAGCAGGCTGTGTACCAGTTATGAATACGGGAGACAATAATACGAAAGTATTAGGAGATAATACTGATATTGTCTACGCAGAGGCCTATCCTATTGATTTAGCTACAAAATTATCCGAAGTAGTGGAGAGAGAAGCTATCAGTGAATATGCTGAAGAAATAAGTCAGAAATACCAAGCCACATCATGGGAAGAGAGCTATAAAAAAGTGGAAGAGATTATTTTACGTGAGGTAACTCGTGTCTAACAATAAGAAAGCGACTATTTTTATCCCTGTTTATAATGGGGAAAACGATCATTTGGAAGAGACTTTAGCAGCCTTGTATCGCCAAAAAACAAATTTTGAGTGGGATGTATTGATTACTGATTCAGGTTCTAGAGATAAATCTGTAGAAATTATAGAACGATTTGCTGAAAAGTACGGCAATATTCAGTTGAAAAAAATTGCTAAAGAAGATTATTCTCACGGGGGTACACGTCAAATGGCTGCTGAGATTTCTTCAGGAGAAATCATGGTTTACTTGAGTCAAGATGCGGTTCCTTATAATGAAAATTGGTTGACAGAGATGGTTACTCCATTTGCATTAAATCCTAATATAGCAGGAGTAGTAGCACGTCAGAAACCTCGTTTAGCCTGCTTTCCAGCGATGAAGTATGATATTGAAGCAGTATTTCGTGAACAGGGTGCAGAAGATGCTTTGACTTTCTGGACACGTTCGGATGAAACATTAAAAGGGACATATACAAAGGAATCCTTTTATAGTGATGTCTGTTCTTCAGCCCCTCGTGAGTTTTTGGTCAATCAGATTGGCTATCGTCAGGTAGCTTATTCTGAAGATTACGAGTATGGAAAAGATATTTTAGACGCTGGATATATCAAGGTTTATAATGCCAAAGCAATTGTAGAACATTCGAATGATGTTCTATTGTCGCAGTATAGAAAGCGCATGTTTGATGAAACTTATAATATTCGTATCAATAGTGGAGTGACGACTCCTGTATCTCTAGCAACTCTAGTTATGAATACGGTTAAAGGAAGTTTGAAAGATGCTGTCAAAATTTGTAGGGATAGCGATTTTTCACGAAAACGAAAATTGTATTGGCTATGCGTAAATCCTTTATTTCATCTAGAAAAATGGAGGGGGTTTCGCTTAGCGAATAAAGTAGATATATCTGAAGATCATAGCAGATACTCATTAGAGAAGAGTGGGGGATAGGAGCATAGGAATAGATTATGCCAATTAAACAAAAGTTATATTATTTGTTACTATTATTTTTATTCTATATTATCAGTTATAAGGAAATAACTTATAATATTATCGGAATAGGTTTATTACGATCGTCTCATTTAGAACAGTATTATCAAATGGGATTTACTATTTCTATTATAATATTGATTTGGGTATTCTCTAATTATGTTTCCGTAAAATTATTTTTTGAACTTACGATTCTTTATTTATTTTATTTAACATCATCTTATTTTATGAAGATGACCTTAAAAATTAATGATAATCAATTTATTTGGAATCAATTTTCAAAAAATCATTTTCTACAAACCAATTTTGTATGGATTTTAGTTATCATTTTATCTTTATCATTTATTGTAAGAGTGATTAAAGAGTTTTATTTCCCTACTCTTATAAATTTGAGCACCTCTAGACTGACATACAGAATACTAGTAAGTCAATTTTTGACATCTTTTATTTTAACTGGTAATCAAATGAAAGATAGAATATTGACCAATCGACTTATCTCAATAGATTTACAGAATAAAGGTGAAATATTTCAAAATTTATTTATCTATACTCTATTATGCTACCTTGTGATTTCTGTTTTATCTTACTTGTTTATAAAAGCTTGCGGAAATTTGTTCAAAAATAAAGTTAGTTTGTCTTTAGCTGTTACAACAAGCGTGATTCTGGGAGCGATTTTTAACTATTATATTCAAATTGGGATTACAGAATACGGGAAATGGTATGACTATTACATTGTTTCAGGAGCTACCTTTTTTCAAATATTTATTTTGACAGGAGTTTTTCTGGGAGTATATCTTATATGTAATAGATATATATTTGGAACAGTTTTTAATATTATTTTTGGAACTGCAATTAGTGTTATAAATAGTATCAAATTTGATATGAGAAGTGAACCTTTTATTCCTGCGGATTTATCCTGGTGGAAAGAATTTCAAACATTGTCAAAATTTATTTCGATTGATATTGTTCCGATTATGTGGGGAATTTTTTTACTGTTATTTTTTACTTTATATTTGCAGAGGCGTGGTCTGCTATCTGGTAAAATTGTATCCAAAAATTGGAAAAGATTGTTGTATGTTGTACTCATTTGGCAAATATTTGTAGGAATTGTACACGTATTTTCTCAGGCAAAAGATGAAAACATTCCTAAAGGAATTCCGGTATTATCGTCGGTCAATAATGTATATGACATCGCTTGGCAAGGATTGAATGCAAGAGCAAGATTTCAATCATTAAGCTATGTTTGGATGAAACAGTTTTCGATTAAAGTGATGGAAACACCTGTAAGGTATTCAAAATCTGCTATTGATGAGATAGTTCAAAAATATAAAACACATTCAAATGAGCTGAATCGCAGTAGAATAAATTCTATTTCTGATCAAACTGTTATTTATGTTTTGAGCGAAAGTTTATCGAATCCAAAACACATTCCTCAAATTACAGCCTCAACAGAAGTTCTACCGAATATTGAGGAGATAAAGAGCAAAACAACTAGTGGAATGATGAAGTCTGATGGATACGGTGGAGGAACAGCCAATATGGAGTTTCAGACTTTGACAGGATTACCTAAATATAATTTTACTTCTTTTGTGTCGATTCTCTATACGGAGGTTGTACCAAGATTTTCAATATTTCCAACAATCAGTGATCAATTTTTATCAAATAATAGAATTGTTCTACATTTTGCTCATGCAAACAATTATTCAAGAAATATTATTTACAAACGTCTGGATTTTGATAAGCAGATATTTTTAAAGAATGGAAATGTAAAGATAGAACCACCTTCTATTCTGGGCGCTCATCCTAGTGATCAGTCAACTTATGATGAGTTAATAAGACAGTTGGATGTTAACGAAAGTCAATTTTTTTCAGTAATGACAATGCAAAATCATGCACCTTGGTATTTCGATACACCAGAAAATCTAATTGTAACAGGAGAAGGATTTACGAATTCTGAGAATTCTTCCTTAACTTCTTATTCCCGTTTACTTTATCAAACTGATCAGGCTACGAAAAAATTTTTAGATGATTTATCTAAGGTGAATAAAAAAATTACGGTTGTTTTTTATGGTGATCATTTACCAGGTTTATACCCTAAATCAGCATTTGAGAAGAATCCAGATAGTCAATATCTCACGGATTACTTTATATGGAGTAATTTTGATACGCCTAAATTGGATTATCCGCTTGTAAATTCTAGTGACTTTACAGCTTTAACGCTAGAACAAACAAATTCAAAGGTATCACCTTATTATGCCTTGCTTACAGAGGTCTTGCATAAGGCAAGTGTAGATAAGAATGAATTAGATGATGAAGGAAGAGCGATTGCAGAAGATTTAAAACTAGTGCAGTATGACTTAGTTGCTGGGAAAGGCTATCTTCCAAAGGAATTTTTTGAAATCCCTAAATAGGCATTTTAAATTTACAAAATAGAATAGTTCGTCTATTCTATTTTTTTTGATTTTATGGTAAACTATATAGGAGGAGGTAAGCGATGATAAAGATTTTTGGTCAGTTGCGATACCATTGGCAGCCAGATGTATCCATTTTAGTTGTGTATTGGTCTTTATCACTGATTCCGATATTTGTAGGGCTTTCTTTGATGTATGAGAGTTCAAGAATTCCTACCTTAGTCTTATTTTCCTTCTTTTTATTTATGTTGTTATTAGGATTGGGTGTCCATCGTTATTTTACCATCTACGAAGATGGGATGTTGGGGATTATTACGGCCAACCCTTTTACACCGAAAAAAATTGCGATCGCAAGCATAAAAAAAGTAGAAGTGACGAAGACCTCTATTACACTCTTTTTAGACGGCAAAGAAAAAGGCCGAACCTTCTGTATGCGAAAGTGGCCGAAGAAATACTTTGTCAATGCTCTTGCCTTAAATGAGCATTTCCAAGGAGAAGTTGAATTGATGGATCATTTGACTCATTTGGATTATTTTGAAGTGTATTATGGAAACACTCAAAAAGATTAGTCTCCTAGGAGTGCGCGTGTGGGACATTCTCTCACAGCCTCCAGAATTCCTTCATCAGGAGTGACTTCTTTTTCAAGAAGGTCGTCTTCTTGGTGAAATTTGACAATTCCATTATCGTGGTAATCAAATAAATCGGAATAAGTTTGGCAAAGCCCGCAAGCAATACATCGTTCAGGAATTAGTTTTATCTTCATATACATATTGTAATAAGATTTTGAAAAAAATACAAGGAGGAAGTTATGGAAAAAGAAGGTTGGGAAGAAAATATTTATGAAAATGGAGAAGAAGAGTTGAAGCGTTCAAGTAAATCAACCAGTGTTTTAGCGACACGTTTATTGACGATTTTAGCGTCAGTATTTTTTGTGATTGTCATTATAATGATTGCCCTGCTCGTCTATCTATCGACAGGTGGTAGCAATAAAAAGACCAATATGGAAGGATTCTTTAGTACGTCAGTCAATGCAGGTGCGACGACAGAAACCGTTGTAGCCTCATCGACAGAAGGCGAAGGAGAAGTTCAGGAAGGTGAAGAACAGACTTCTCAAACTCCTGCGGAAGGAACTATAGTGGTTCTAGCTGGCGAAGGAGAAGCTTCCATCGCAGCCCGTGCAGGGATTTCGATTGCTGATTTGGAACGTTTAAACCCTTCCCACATGTCAACAGGTTCTTGGTATGCCAATCCTGGTGATGTTGTAAAGATTCGCTAGGAGTACAGGCATGAAACAAATTCAAATCGCCATTGATGGCCCAGCCTCAAGTGGTAAAAGTACCGTTGCAAAGATTATTGCGAGAGATTTCGGCTATACTTATTTAGATACAGGGGCGATGTATCGTGCTGTCACCTATCTAGCCCTTCAAAATGGTCTAGGGCTAGAAGATATAGATTCTATCCTGATGCTTTTAGAGGCCCATCCGATTAGTTTTGGTCGTGATGAGGAAGGGGAGCAGTTAGTTTTCGTTGGGGATGTTGATGTCACACATGCCATTCGAGAAAATGATGTCACGAATGCTGTATCTGCTGTGGCGGCACAGGAGATGATTCGAGAGCGTCTCGTCGCCTTGCAACGTTCCATTGCAGAACAAGGCGGGATTGTCATGGATGGTCGTGATATTGGGACCGTTGTCCTTCCAACAGCAGAATTAAAGATTTTCCTAGTAGCCTCTGTCCAAGAACGTGCAGAGCGTCGCTATAAAGAAAATCTTCAAAAAGGGATTGAGACAGATCTAGCAACCTTAGAAAAAGAAATTGCAGAAAGAGACTATAAGGATAGTCATAGAGCTGTATCGCCTTTAAAACCAGCCGAGGATGCCATTCATTTTGATACCACAGGCGTCGATATTCCAGCAGTTGTAGATTTTATTTCTAAAAAAGCGAAAAAAATTCTTGACAAATCAGCTGAAACTTGATAAGATAATAGAGTTGAGAAAAGCAGAAGTGAGAGCTTCTCGCCTTGCGACTAACGTTGTCTGGCTCTACGGATTAAGTTTCAGTGATGGAATAAATCATGTAGGACGGATTTGCGTTGCAAGTCCGTTCTTGTTTTTCTCTAAAAATAAAAAAGAGGTGAAAACCATAGCAAAACAAGACTTATTCATCAATGATGAAATTCGTGTGCGTGAAGTTCGCTTGATTGGTCTTGAGGGTGAGCAATTAGGCATTAAACCACTTGCAGAGGCACAAGCTTTGGCCGATAATGCAAGCGTGGATTTAGTGTTAATTCAACCACAAGCCAAACCACCTGTTGCAAAAATTATGGACTACGGTAAGTTCAAATTTGAGTATCAGAAAAAGCAGAAAGAACAGCGCAAAAAGCAAAGTGTTGTTACCGTCAAGGAAGTTCGTCTCAGTCCAACGATTGATAAAGGGGACTTTGATACGAAACTTCGCAATGCACGAAAATTCCTTGAAAAAGGAAACAAAGTGAAGGTTTCTATCCGTTTCAAAGGACGGATGATTACCCATAAAGAAATTGGAGCTAAGGTATTAGCAGATTTTGCTGAAGCGACACAAGATGTGGCGATTATTGAGCAAAGAGCTAAGATGGATGGACGTCAAATGTTCATGCAGTTAGCCCCAATCCCTGACAAAAAATAGCTGTCAGAAAGTTAGAAAAAGGAGAATATACCATGCCAAAACAAAAAACACACCGCGCATCAGCTAAACGTTTCAAACGTACAGGTTCTGGTGGATTGAAACGTTTCCGTGCTTACACTTCTCACCGTTTCCACGGAAAAACTAAAAAACAACGTCGTCATCTTCGCAAAGCTTCTATGGTATCTGCAGGAGATTTCAAACGTATTAAAGCAATGCTTACTGGTCTTAAATAAGACAGTTGTAGATTTATTCTAGGAATTATTGGAGGAAATATAAATGGCACGTGTTAAAGGTGGCGTTGTATCACGCAAACGTCGTAAACGTATTTTAAAATTAGCTAAAGGTTACTATGGTGCAAAACATATCTTGTTCCGTACTGCAAAAGAACAAGTAATGAATTCTTACTACTATGCATACCGTGACCGTCGTCAGAAAAAACGTGATTTCCGTAAATTGTGGATCACACGTATTAATGCGGCAGCTCGTATGAACGGTTTGTCATACTCACAATTGATGCATGGTTTGAAATTGGCTGAAATCGAAGTAAACCGCAAAATGTTGGCTGATCTTGCTGTAAATGATGCAGCTGCTTTCACAGCGCTTGCAGATGCGGCAAAAGCTAAATTGGCTAAATAAATCTAAGATAAGAAAATGAACGACACTCTATAAATTGGGCAGTGATATCCAAGTTATAGAGTGTTTTTCTCTATTCCCAATCATTTTATGGCGACTGGGAAAGAGACAAAAACTCCCCAAGTCAGATAAGATAGACTTGGGGAGTTCTTTATAGGCTGGTTGAGTGTTTGGGTTGGACTTTTTGGTCTGGGTAGAGATAATTCATAGCATTATTGATAGCAGTTGGTGCTTCTCCTAAGCCAGTTGCGATAAGGTCGATCTTACCTTCGTAGCTACAACAGTCTCCTGCTGCATAAATACCGGCTACAGAGGTTTCTTGCTTGCTATTGACCTTAATTTTGTGACGGTCGAGTTCCAAGCCCCAGTTTTTGAGATTGCCAACAGAGGATTTAAATCCGTAGTTCACAAAAAGGTGGTCCAAAGCGAGATGTTCTGTCTCCTCAGACTTGATTTTTGAGATTTCTAGATGGGTAAGGCGTGTGCCATCTCCGATGAGTTTGCTTGGGACAAATGGTGTTTTGATGGTCACACTAGACTCTTCTAAGGCACTGACGCTATGCTCTAAGGCACGGAAATTTTCGCGTCTGTGAACAATGGTTGTTGAAGAAAGTTTTTCAAAAGCAAGTGCCCAATCCACCGCTGAATCTCCGCCTCCCAAAATCACGACATTTTGACCTGCATATTGATGGAGATTTGAGACATGGTAATGGATGTTGTCAAAGTCTTCGACTCCCTCTAGTTCCAAGGGGCGTGGTTTGAAGGCTCCGCCTCCCATGGCAATTAAAATAGCCTTACTATGGTGCTGGCCTTTGGTGGTTGTAAGGATGAATTCTTGTTCTGTCTTTTCAATGTTTAGTACCGTTTCGTTGAGATGGATACTGGTTTCAAAGCTGGTTAATTGGTCAATTAAGCGAGTGGTCAATTCTTCACCTGTTAAATTTGTAAAGCCTGGGACATCCAAGATTTTCTTTTCAGGATAGAGAATGGCCGGCTGTCCTCCGAGTTGTGGAAGAGAGTCAATCAATTTGACCTTGGCTTGGCGTAAATGGGCATAAAAGGCAGCAAAGAGACCGGTAGGGCCGCCACCGATAATCGTAATATCAAATACTTCAGACATAGGTACTCCTTCAAAAATAACTTCTTTTATTCTACCATAAATGAAAAGAAAAGATGGAAAAAATGTGTTTATTGTTCAGAATTATGCTACAATAGAGTAGATGATGAGAGCGGAACCAATCTCAAAAAGAGAGAGTGGATTGTCGCTCATGATGGGGGTAATAGGGAGGAAATTTCCTTGCCCCCTCGCATCTTGATGATTAAATGAACTTTGGGTGAGAAATGTTACGTCTTGCCCGATGAACGTAAAGGAGCTACTATGCAAGCAGTGGAACATTTTATTGAAACTTTTGTACCAGAACACTATGATTTGTTTTTGGATTTAAGTCGGCAGGAAAAAGCTTTTACAGGACGTGTTACTATCACTGGTGAAGCCAAGTCAGAAACGATTTCTCTTCATCAGAAGGATTTAAACATTCAAGCTGTCCGATTAGGTGACGAAGAGGTATCCTTTGAAGTGAACAAGGAGAAAGAATCGCTTTCTATTTCGCTCCCTCGCACTGGTTCTGTAACATTTGTGGTTGAGTTTTCAGGAAACATCACGGACAATATGACAGGAATTTATCCATCTTACTATGTGGTGGATGGTTTGCGTCAGGAAGTTTTGTCGACCCAGTTTGAAAGTCATTTTGCCCGCGAAGCTTTTCCATGTGTGGATGAGCCAGAAGCCAAGGCAACCTTTGATTTATCGTTGAAATTTGACCAGGCAGAGGGCGAGATTGCCTTGTCCAATATGCCAGAAATTGACCTTGAAAAACGCAAAGAAACAGGTGTTTGGACTTTTGCAACAACTCCTCGCATGTCTTCTTATCTGCTTGCTTTTGCGGCGGGAGATTTGCAGGGCATCACCACGACAACCAAGAATGGAACCTTGGTGGGAGTTTATGCGACAAAGGCGCAACCAGTTGGTAAATTAGATTTCGCATTGGATATTGCCAAGCGTTCGATTGAATTTTACGAAGATTATTTTGGTGTTGCTTATCCAATTCCACAATCTCTTCATGTGGCACTTCCTGATTTTTCAGCAGGTGCTATGGAAAACTGGGGCTTGGTGACCTATCGAGAAGTGTATTTGCTAGCGGATGAACACTCAAGTGTTACGAGCCGTCAACAGGTTGCGTTGGTGATTGCCCATGAAGTAGCTCACCAGTGGTTTGGAAACCTTGTGACGATGAAGTGGTGGGACGACCTCTGGTTAAATGAGAGCTTTGCCAATATGATGGAGTACGTCTGTGTGGATGCCTTAGAACCAAGCTGGAAGATTTTTGAAGATTTCCAAACAGGCGGTGTCGGAGCAGCCTTGAAACGCGATGCTACGGATGGGGTCCAATCTGTCCATGTCGAAGTAACTCATCCAGATGAAATCAATACTCTCTTTGATGGGGCAATCGTTTATGCCAAAGGAAGCCGTCTCATGCACATGCTTCGTCGTTGGCTTGGAGATGAAGCTTTTGCCAAGGGGTTGAATGCCTACTTTAAGAAACACCAATACGGAAATACCGTAGGAACGGACCTTTGGAATGCCCTTAGCGATGCTTCTGGCCGTGATGTGGCAGGATTCATGGATGCTTGGTTGGAGCAACCAGGCTATCCAGTCTTGACCTTGTCTGTAAAAGAGGATGTCTTGACGATTTCTCAAAAACAATTCTTTATCGGAGAAAGCGAAGAAAAGGGACGTCTGTGGCCAGTACCGCTAAACAGCAACTGGCAGGGTCTGCCAGATACTTTGACCGAAGAAAGTATTCGCATTCCAAATTACAGCCAGCTAGCTGCTGAAAATGAAGGAGCACTTCGTCTCAATACGGAAAACACAGCTCACTATATCACAAATTATCAAGGCGAACTTTTGGATAATCTGTTGAGTAACCTTGCAAGCTTAGATGCGACTAGCAAACTTCAGATTGTGCAAGACCGCCGTTTATTAGCAGA
The window above is part of the Streptococcus himalayensis genome. Proteins encoded here:
- the cmk gene encoding (d)CMP kinase, whose protein sequence is MKQIQIAIDGPASSGKSTVAKIIARDFGYTYLDTGAMYRAVTYLALQNGLGLEDIDSILMLLEAHPISFGRDEEGEQLVFVGDVDVTHAIRENDVTNAVSAVAAQEMIRERLVALQRSIAEQGGIVMDGRDIGTVVLPTAELKIFLVASVQERAERRYKENLQKGIETDLATLEKEIAERDYKDSHRAVSPLKPAEDAIHFDTTGVDIPAVVDFISKKAKKILDKSAET
- a CDS encoding SAG1386/EF1546 family surface-associated protein, whose protein sequence is MEKEGWEENIYENGEEELKRSSKSTSVLATRLLTILASVFFVIVIIMIALLVYLSTGGSNKKTNMEGFFSTSVNAGATTETVVASSTEGEGEVQEGEEQTSQTPAEGTIVVLAGEGEASIAARAGISIADLERLNPSHMSTGSWYANPGDVVKIR
- the rpmI gene encoding 50S ribosomal protein L35 yields the protein MPKQKTHRASAKRFKRTGSGGLKRFRAYTSHRFHGKTKKQRRHLRKASMVSAGDFKRIKAMLTGLK
- a CDS encoding LTA synthase family protein; the protein is MPIKQKLYYLLLLFLFYIISYKEITYNIIGIGLLRSSHLEQYYQMGFTISIIILIWVFSNYVSVKLFFELTILYLFYLTSSYFMKMTLKINDNQFIWNQFSKNHFLQTNFVWILVIILSLSFIVRVIKEFYFPTLINLSTSRLTYRILVSQFLTSFILTGNQMKDRILTNRLISIDLQNKGEIFQNLFIYTLLCYLVISVLSYLFIKACGNLFKNKVSLSLAVTTSVILGAIFNYYIQIGITEYGKWYDYYIVSGATFFQIFILTGVFLGVYLICNRYIFGTVFNIIFGTAISVINSIKFDMRSEPFIPADLSWWKEFQTLSKFISIDIVPIMWGIFLLLFFTLYLQRRGLLSGKIVSKNWKRLLYVVLIWQIFVGIVHVFSQAKDENIPKGIPVLSSVNNVYDIAWQGLNARARFQSLSYVWMKQFSIKVMETPVRYSKSAIDEIVQKYKTHSNELNRSRINSISDQTVIYVLSESLSNPKHIPQITASTEVLPNIEEIKSKTTSGMMKSDGYGGGTANMEFQTLTGLPKYNFTSFVSILYTEVVPRFSIFPTISDQFLSNNRIVLHFAHANNYSRNIIYKRLDFDKQIFLKNGNVKIEPPSILGAHPSDQSTYDELIRQLDVNESQFFSVMTMQNHAPWYFDTPENLIVTGEGFTNSENSSLTSYSRLLYQTDQATKKFLDDLSKVNKKITVVFYGDHLPGLYPKSAFEKNPDSQYLTDYFIWSNFDTPKLDYPLVNSSDFTALTLEQTNSKVSPYYALLTEVLHKASVDKNELDDEGRAIAEDLKLVQYDLVAGKGYLPKEFFEIPK
- a CDS encoding EbsA family protein, with translation MIKIFGQLRYHWQPDVSILVVYWSLSLIPIFVGLSLMYESSRIPTLVLFSFFLFMLLLGLGVHRYFTIYEDGMLGIITANPFTPKKIAIASIKKVEVTKTSITLFLDGKEKGRTFCMRKWPKKYFVNALALNEHFQGEVELMDHLTHLDYFEVYYGNTQKD
- the rplT gene encoding 50S ribosomal protein L20; this translates as MARVKGGVVSRKRRKRILKLAKGYYGAKHILFRTAKEQVMNSYYYAYRDRRQKKRDFRKLWITRINAAARMNGLSYSQLMHGLKLAEIEVNRKMLADLAVNDAAAFTALADAAKAKLAK
- a CDS encoding ferredoxin; its protein translation is MKIKLIPERCIACGLCQTYSDLFDYHDNGIVKFHQEDDLLEKEVTPDEGILEAVRECPTRALLGD
- the infC gene encoding translation initiation factor IF-3: MKTIAKQDLFINDEIRVREVRLIGLEGEQLGIKPLAEAQALADNASVDLVLIQPQAKPPVAKIMDYGKFKFEYQKKQKEQRKKQSVVTVKEVRLSPTIDKGDFDTKLRNARKFLEKGNKVKVSIRFKGRMITHKEIGAKVLADFAEATQDVAIIEQRAKMDGRQMFMQLAPIPDKK